One part of the Raphanus sativus cultivar WK10039 chromosome 7, ASM80110v3, whole genome shotgun sequence genome encodes these proteins:
- the LOC108818188 gene encoding DEAD-box ATP-dependent RNA helicase 26 has translation MPLKFPLGVRFITHSTHLASMNSAALIYSFRSVPVISKALLPSRLTCLGLCSRVSFSTRPDFGTRVEGGEIRASKSLIEDEAELSDWVSDLRPSSVRGKYTSDEDDSAVVRRNVDGGGPRRGREGQSDRFGGSRRGKEGEVDRFGGSNRRRTGGEPVRNKRFGDGEGGRNGRVQGRSSGESSTFRGRNERNVDSGFRRERGLEANKGGLGKQTRGLRREEKDSSDEDEKRVVLGGIDDLLSEDSSEEDDSGDDEAFVGKVVSDNPSTENAKTSDSYLSKTRFDQFPLSPLSLRAIKDAGFETMTVVQEATLPIILKGKDVLAKAKTGTGKTVAFLLPSIEAVIKSPPASRDSRQSPIVVLVVCPTRELASQAAAEANTLLKYHPSIGVQVVIGGTKLPTEQRRMQANPCQILVATPGRLKDHIENTSGFATRLNGVKVLVLDEADHLLDMGFRRDIERIIAAVPKQRQTFLFSATVPEEVRQICHIALKRDHEFINCVQEGSGETHQKVKQMYMIASLDRHFSLLYVLLKEHIADNPDYKVIIFCTTAMVTRLVADLLGQLSLNVREIHSRKPQGYRTKVSDEFRKSKSIILVTSDVSARGVDYPDVSLVVQMGLPSDREQYIHRLGRTGRKGKEGEGVLMLAPWEEYFLSSVKDLPINKSPLPPIDPEAVKKVQRGLNQVEMKNKEAAYQAWLGYYKSQKMIARDTTRLVELANEFSRSMGLDMPPAIPKNVLGKMGLKNVPGLRTK, from the exons ATGCCCTTGAAGTTCCCTCTCGGCGTACGCTTCATCACTCATTCTACTCATCTCGCTTCCATGAATTCCGCCGCACTAATCTACTCCTTCCGCTCCGTCCCCGTAATCTCCAAGGCGCTTCTTCCCTCGAGGCTAACGTGCCTCGGCCTCTGTTCCCGGGTCAGTTTCTCCACCCGACCCGATTTCGGGACGCGAGTTGAAGGAGGAGAGATTCGCGCGTCCAAGAGCTTGATCGAGGACGAGGCGGAGCTCAGTGATTGGGTTAGCGATTTGAGGCCTAGCTCTGTGCGTGGGAAGTACACGAGCGACGAAGATGACTCGGCTGTTGTTCGTAGAAACGTAGACGGTGGGGGTCCGAGGAGGGGAAGGGAAGGTCAATCTGATAGGTTTGGGGGTTCCAGAAGGGGTAAGGAGGGGGAGGTTGATAGGTTTGGGGGCTCGAACCGGAGGAGAACCGGTGGTGAACCGGTTAGGAACAAGCGGTTTGGTGATGGAGAAGGTGGAAGGAATGGTCGGGTTCAAGGGAGGAGTAGCGGCGAGTCGTCGACTTTTCGTGGGAGGAATGAGAGAAATGTAGATTCGGGGTTTAGGAGAGAGCGAGGCTTGGAGGCCAACAAGGGTGGTTTGGGGAAGCAGACAAGAGGTTTGAGACGGGAAGAGAAAGATAGCAGTGACGAGGATGAGAAGAGGGTAGTGTTGGGAGGCATTGATGATTTGCTTAGTGAAGATAGTAGCGAGGAGGATGACAGTGGAGATGATGAGGCTTTCGTTGGGAAAGTGGTTTCTGATAATCCAAGTACTGAAAATGCTAAAACTTCAGATTCTTACTTATCTAAGACAAG ATTTGATCAGTTCCCATTGTCTCCCTTATCACTAAGAGCCATCAAGGATGCTGGATTTGAAACAATGACTGTTGTGCAGGAGGCTACTCTTCCTATCATCCTCAAAG GTAAAGATGTGCTAGCCAAGGCCAAAACAGGCACTGGGAAAACCGTAGCATTTTTG CTTCCATCAATTGAAGCTGTTATCAAATCTCCACCTGCAAGCCGGGATAGTAGGCAATCCCCCATTGTTGTGCTTGTTGTATGCCCTACTCGGGAGCTTGCCAGTCAAGCGGCTGCGGAAGCTAATACCTTGCTGAAGTATCACCCATCTATCGGTGTTCAAGTTGTTATTGGAGGCACAAAGCTTCCTACAGAGCAAAGGCGTATGCAAGCAAATCCTTGCCAG ATTCTTGTGGCGACACCTGGAAGGCTCAAAGACCATATCGAGAACACTTCTGGATTTGCCACGAGATTGAATGGTGTGAAAGTCCTTGTGCTTGATGAAGCTGATCATCTCTTGGACATGGGTTTCAGAAGGGATATCGAGAGGATCATCGCTGCTGTTCCTAAGCAGAGACAAACGTTTTTATTTTCTGCCACAGTACCTGAAGAG GTCCGCCAAATATGCCACATTGCTTTGAAACGGGATCATGAGTTCATCAATTGTGTTCAAGAGGGATCTGGGGAGACGCAtcaaaag GTCAAACAAATGTACATGATTGCATCACTGGATAGACATTTCTCGCTTCTATATGTGCTTCTTAAAGAACACATCGCAGATAATCCAGACTATAAG GTTATTATTTTCTGTACAACTGCCATGGTTACAAGATTGGTTGCTGATCTGCTTGGTCAGCTAAGCTTGAACGTCAGAGAGATCCATTCTAGGAAACCCCAGGGTTACAGAACCAAAGTTTCCGACGAGTTCCGCAAGTCGAAGAGTATTATCCTTGTGACATCAGATGTATCTGCTCGTGGTGTCGATTACCCTGATGTGTCACTAGTGGTACAG ATGGGATTGCCATCAGACAGAGAACAATACATACATAGACTTGGGAGAACGGGGAGGAAAGGTAAGGAAGGAGAAGGTGTGCTAATGTTGGCGCCATGGGAAGAGTACTTTCTGTCATCTGTTAAAGACTTGCCCATCAACAAGTCTCCTCTACCGCCAATAGACCCTGAGGCTGTGAAAAAG GTGCAGAGAGGGCTTAACCAAGTGGAAATGAAGAACAAGGAAGCGGCGTATCAGGCGTGGTTGGGTTACTACAAATCTCAGAAGATGATTGCAAGAGACACGACCAGACTGGTGGAGTTAGCCAACGAGTTTAGCCGCAGCATGGGACTTGACATGCCACCAGCTATCCCCAAAAACGTTCTTGGCAAGATGGGTCTCAAAAACGTTCCTGGTCTTAGAACCAAGTAG
- the LOC130497722 gene encoding uncharacterized protein LOC130497722, which translates to MSRLHHSDYPALDLNGDNYLDWAMNTSADLKCKGLGKCIKYGNDTLAYERRRAFLIMRKHLVKDLYDECSYINDPYDLWSRLNTMFLEPLLDESMKEWKALRFQDYESVDDYHFDLMRITYSLKLCGEVITNYDLLSKTRDTIHSKEVLLSQKAKGFTTYYDLLSYLSALEEKKQKRKVNLDKLDYVMEISAEYQCEMIYGDAEEAKKRKFGWTHIDDEIGLFIE; encoded by the coding sequence atgtcgagactccatcactcggattacccagcccttgatctcaatggagacaattaccttgattgggcaATGAACACTTCAGCTGATTTAAAGTGtaaaggacttgggaagtgtatcaaatacggcaatgatacccttgcatatgaaaggcgtagagcttttttgataatgagaaagcatctcgtgaaggatctgtatgatgagtgcagttacatcaacgatccttacgatctctggtcgagattgaacaccatgttcttggagccattactagatgagtccatgaaagaatggaaggctctgaggttccaggattatgaatccgtggatgactatcactttgatcttatgagaatcacctatagtcttaaactatgtggtgaagtgataacaaactatgacttgttaagcaagactcgtgacacgatccattcaaaggaagtgttgttatcacagaaggctaaaggtttcacaacctattacgaccttctctcatacctttcagctcttgaggaaaagaagcagaaaaggaaagtcaacctcgacaaactcgactatgttatggagataagtgccgagtatcaatgtgagatgatatacggtgatgctgaagaagctaagaaaagaaaattcgggtggactcatatagatgatgagattggtttattcattgaatag
- the LOC108818473 gene encoding serine/threonine-protein kinase SRK2G: protein MDKYEVVKDLGTGNFGVARLLRHKETNELVAMKYIERGRKIDENVAREIINHRSLKHPNIIRFKEVILTPTHLAIVMEYASGGELFERICTAGRFSEAEAKYFFQQLICGVDYCHSLQICHRDLKLENTLLDGSPAPLLKICDFGYSKSSILHSIPKSTVGTPAYIAPEVLSRKEYDGKHADVWSCGVTLYVMLVGAYPFEDPNDPKNFRKTIQRIMAIQYKIPDYVHISQECRHLLSRIFVTNPAKRITLKEIKNHPWYTKNLPKELLESAQAVYYKRDNTSYSLQSVEDIMKIVGEARNPASSSSVIKSLGSGAEEEEEEDVEAEVEEEEEEEEEEEEEEDEYEKHVKEAHSSIQEPLEALEIK, encoded by the exons ATGGACAAGTACGAGGTCGTGAAGGATCTGGGGACTGGTAACTTCGGTGTGGCTCGCCTTCTGAGGCACAAGGAAACCAATGAGCTCGTCGCCATGAAATACATCGAGAGAGGCCGAAAG ATAGATGAGAACGTGGCTAGAGAGATTATCAATCACAGATCACTTAAGCATCCTAATATCATCCGCTTCAAGGAG GTGATTCTGACCCCTACTCATCTTGCCATTGTGATGGAGTATGCTTCTGGAGGAGAGCTCTTTGAGAGGATCTGCACTGCCGGTAGATTCAGTGAAGCTGAG GCTAAGTACTTCTTTCAACAGCTGATTTGTGGCGTCGACTACTGCCACTCCTTG CAAATATGCCACAGAGATCTGAAGCTtgagaacacactgcttgatGGTAGCCCTGCTCCGCTTTTGAAAATCTGTGATTTTGGTTACTCCAAG TCATCTATACTACATTCCATTCCTAAATCGACTGTTGGAACTCCAGCATACATAGCACCTGAAGTTCTTTCCCGTAAAGAATATGATGGCAAG CACGCGGATGTGTGGTCATGTGGTGTAACCCTATATGTGATGCTGGTTGGAGCTTACCCATTTGAGGACCCTAATGATCCAAAGAACTTCAGGAAAACTATCCAA CGTATAATGGCTATACAATACAAGATTCCGGACTACGTTCACATATCTCAGGAATGCAGACACCTTCTCTCTCGCATATTCGTCACTAACCCCGCTAAG AGAATCACGCTTAAGGAGATCAAGAATCATCCGTGGTACACAAAGAATCTGCCAAAGGAGCTTCTGGAGTCTGCTCAAGCAGTGTATTACAAGAGAGACAACACGAGCTATTCTCTTCAAAGCGTAGAGGACATAATGAAGATAGTTGGAGAAGCTAGGAatccagcttcttcttcaagtgtcATCAAAAGCTTAGGATCAGGTgctgaggaagaagaggaagaggacgtTGAAGCtgaagtggaagaagaagaagaagaagaagaagaagaggaggaggaagaagatgaatacGAGAAGCATGTCAAAGAGGCACATTCTTCTATTCAAGAGCCTCTCGAAGCGTTAGAAATAAAATGA
- the LOC108818057 gene encoding uncharacterized protein LOC108818057, with the protein MGKASVILYITVGILVLFLISYSPKKKSHHDDHGGHNQHHRLKLRSSFNFKPTRHDPIPFDPLVADMERRREDKEWERQHIEHDPAPGHESSQPEWEEFMDAEDYLNDEKKFNVTDRLISLFPKIDVSPTDGYVTESELTEWNMQSSAREVMHRSQRDMDVHDRNKDGFVSFSEYEPPSWARDSGNHSFGYDIGWWKEEHFNASDADGDGLLNLTEFNDFLHPADTKNSKLLLWLCKEEVRERDSDKDGKIGFDEFFHGLFDTVRSYEEENHNATHPYHDLPEGPAKQLFAQLDKDGNGYLSDVVELLPIISKIHPTEHYYAKEQADYIISKADSDKDGRLTLAEMIEHPYVFYSAIFDEDDTDDDYGLHDEFR; encoded by the exons ATGGGTAAAGCTTCGGTGATACTATACATCACGGTGGGGATCCTCGTCCTCTTCCTCATCTCTTACTCCCCGAAGAAGAAGAGCCACCACGACGACCACGGTGGTCACAACCAACATCACCGTCTCAAACTCCGCTCCTCTTTCAATTTCAAACCCACTCGCCACGATCCAATCCCTTTCGACCCTCTCGTTGCTGACATGGAGCGCCGTCGCGAGGATAAGGAGTGGGAGCGGCAGCACATTGAGCATGATCCGGCACCTGGTCACGAGTCGTCGCAGCCTGAGTGGGAGGAGTTCATGGATGCTGAGGATTACTTGAATGATGAGAAGAAGTTCAATGTCACTGATagg TTgatatctttgtttccaaagaTTGATGTTTCTCCTACCGATGGGTATGTGACTGAGAGTGAGCTGACTGAATGGAATATGCAGTCTTCTGCCAGGGAGGTGATGCACAGGAGTCAAAGAGACATGGATGTTCACGATAGAAACAAGGATGGTTTCGTTTCTTTCTCTGAGTATGAACCTCCCTCTTGGGCCCGCGACTCGG GTAATCATTCATTTGGCTACGACATTGGTTGGTGGAAGGAGGAGCATTTTAATGCATCAGATGCGGATGGTGATGGTCTGCTGAATTTAACTGAGTTCAACGA CTTTCTTCATCCTGCTGATACCAAGAACTCTAAGCTGCTGCTCTGGTTGTGCAAGGAGGAAGTAAG agagagagattcagATAAAGATGGTAAGATCGGTTTCGATGAGTTTTTCCACGGCCTCTTTGACACTGTGAGGAGCTACGAAGAAGAGAATCACAATGCCACGCATCCTTATCATGACTTGCCTGAAGGCCCGGCAAAGCAGTTGTTTGCTCAGCTTGACAAAGATGGTAACGG GTACTTATCGGATGTTGTTGAATTGCTTCCCATCATCAGTAAAATCCATCCCACCGAGCATTATTACGCAAAAGAACAAGCTGATTATATTATATCAAAG GCGGATTCAGACAAAGATGGACGTCTGACTTTGGCAGAGATGATTGAGCATCCTTACGTTTTCTACAGTGCCATCTTTGACGAAGATGACACTGATGATGACTATGGCCTCCATGATGAGTTTCGTTAG
- the LOC108818055 gene encoding pyruvate kinase, cytosolic isozyme produces the protein MSNIDIEGILKELPNDGRIPKTKIVCTLGPASRTVPMIEKLLKAGMNVARFNFSHGSHEYHQDTLNNLRTAMQNTGILAAVMLDTKGPEIRTGFLKDGNPIQLKEGQEITITTDYDIQGDETTISMSYKKLPLDVQPGNTILCADGSISLAVLSCDPDSGTVRCRCENTAMLGERKNVNLPGVVVDLPTLTDKDIEDILGWGVPNRIDMIALSFVRKGSDLVNVRRVLGSHAKSIMLMSKVENQEGVVNFDEILRETDAFMVARGDLGMEIPIEKIFLAQKLMIYKCNLAGKPVVTATQMLESMIKSPRPTRAEATDVANAVLDGTDCVMLSGESAAGAYPEIAVKVMAKICIEAESSLDYNTIFKEMIRATPLPMSPLESLASSAVRTANKAHAKLIIVLTRGGSTANLVAKYRPAVPILSVVVPVMTTDSFDWTCSDESPARHSLIYRGLIPMLAEGSAKATDSESTEVIIEAALKSATQRGLCNHGDAVVALHRIGAASVIKICLVK, from the exons ATGTCGAACATAGACATAGAAGGGATACTGAAGGAGCTGCCTAACGATGGGAGGATCCCAAAGACCAAGATCGTCTGCACTCTGGGACCCGCTTCTCGCACTGTTCCCATGATCGAAAAGCTTCTCAAAGCCGGTATGAACGTGGCTCGCTTCAACTTCTCTCATGGCAGCCATGAGTACCACCAGGACACCCTCAACAACCTCCGCACCGCCATGCAGAATACCGGCATCCTAGCCGCCGTTATGCTTGACACCAAG GGGCCTGAGATTCGTACTGGTTTCTTGAAAGATGGGAACCCTATACAGCTAAAGGAAGGTCAGGAGATCACAATCACTACCGATTATGACATTCAAGGAGATGAGACAACGATCTCCATGAGCTACAAAAAGCTTCCCTTGGATGTTCAGCCAGGAAACACCATACTCTGTGCAGATGGAAGCATAAGCCTTGCCGTCCTGTCATGTGATCCTGACTCCGGAACCGTCAGGTGCAGGTGTGAGAACACGGCCATGCTTGGGGAGAGAAAGAACGTGAATCTCCCCGGTGTTGTTGTTGATCTTCCCACCTTGACAGACAAGGATATCGAGGATATTCTCGGTTGGGGTGTCCCCAACAGAATCGATATGATTGCGCTTTCCTTTGTCCGTAAAGGTTCGGATCTTGTTAACGTCCGGAGGGTTCTTGGTTCTCATGCTAAAAGCATAATGCTGATGTCAAAGGTTGAGAACCAGGAAGGAGTGGTTAACTTCGATGAGATACTTCGCGAGACAGATGCGTTCATGGTTGCTCGTGGTGATCTCGGGATGGAGATTCCCATAGAGAAGATCTTCTTGGCTCAGAAGCTGATGATCTACAAGTGCAACCTCGCTGGCAAACCAGTGGTCACCGCCACTCAGATGCTCGAGTCAATGATCAAATCACCGAGGCCAACTCGAGCTGAAGCCACGGACGTTGCAAACGCTGTTCTCGACGGCACGGACTGTGTGATGCTAAGCGGGGAGAGCGCGGCAGGAGCTTATCCGGAGATAGCTGTGAAAGTCATGGCCAAGATCTGCATCGAAGCCGAGAGCTCGCTTGACTACAACACAATCTTCAAGGAGATGATCCGAGCAACTCCGCTTCCTATGAGCCCGCTCGAGAGTCTTGCGTCGTCAGCTGTACGTACCGCCAACAAAGCGCATGCGAAGCTCATCATCGTGTTGACTCGTGGAGGCTCAACGGCCAACCTCGTGGCTAAATACAGGCCTGCTGTTCCGATTCTGTCGGTGGTTGTTCCAGTTATGACAACCGATTCATTTGACTGGACTTGTAGCGACGAGTCACCTGCGAGGCACAGTCTGATATACAGAGGGTTAATCCCTATGCTGGCTGAAGGATCCGCAAAGGCGACAGATAGCGAGTCCACTGAAGTTATCATCGAAGCAGCTTTGAAGTCGGCGACACAGAGAGGACTCTGCAATCATGGTGATGCAGTCGTGGCGCTGCACCGTATTGGAGCTGCCTCGGTTATTAAGATCTGTTTGGTAAAGTAA
- the LOC108817163 gene encoding WD repeat-containing protein 26 homolog, with protein MGVVEDTEPPLKRAKRDETNGFSSSSGNSSVRGSSRCSVTDSSLGDLMARPLTSSSSSRGDDDDTTVGSKGVIKKSEFVRIITRTLYSLGYGKAGAMLEEESGIPLHRSFVETFLQQVKEGKWDESVVTLHRIGLLDEKAVKSASFLLLEQKFLELLRFEKIADALGTLRNEIEPLRINTKRVHELASSFIISPSASSGLGKENVSSRSKVLEELQSLLPASVIIPENRLETLVENSLHIQRDACVFHNTLDSDLSLYSDHQCGKHQIPSQTVQILESHTDEVWFLQFSHNGKYLASSSKDQTAIIWEINADGHMSLKHKLVGHQKPVTAVLWSPDDRQVLTCGAEEVIRRWDVDSGDCAHTYEKGGGIGPISCGWYADGKGIIAGMTDRSICMWDLDGREMECWKGQRTQKVSDIAMTDDGKWLVSVCKDSVISLFDREATFERLIEEEDTITSFSLSNDNKYVLVNLQNQEIRLWSIEGDPKIVTRYKGHKRSRFLIRSCFGGYEQGFIASGSEDSQVYIWHRSTGKLIIELPGHAGAVNCVSWSPTNLHMMASASDDGTIRIWGLDRINPHNQKKQVQGSSSNGVVLRQCNGN; from the exons ATGGGAGTTGTGGAGGATACTGAACCTCCTTTGAAACGTGCTAAACGCGACGAGACCAAcggcttctcctcctcctccggtaACTCTTCTGTTAGAGGTAGTAGTCGTTGTAGCGTGACCGACTCTTCTTTGGGAGACCTGATGGCAAGGCCTctcacctcctcctcctcctcccgaGGGGATGATGATGACACTACTGTCGGCTCCAAAGGGGTCATTAAAAAATCTGAATTCGTTAGGATTATCACTAGGACTCTCTACTCGCTTGGATACGGTAAAGCCGGGGCTATGCTCGAGGAAGAATCAGGGATCCCTCTGCATCGTTCCTTCGTGGAGACGTTTCTTCAGCAGGTTAAGGAGGGCAAATGGGATGAGAGTGTTGTCACGTTGCACAGAATCGGTCTGCTGGATGAGAAGGCTGTCAAATCCGCGTCCTTCTTGCTACTAGAGCAGAAGTTCTTAGAGCTTTTGAGATTCGAAAAGATAGCTGATGCGCTAGGCACCTTGAGGAACGAGATCGAGCCTCTTCGTATTAATACGAAGCGTGTTCATGAGCTCGCTTCCTCTTTTATTATATCGCCTTCCGCTTCTTCGGGTCTAGGCAAAGAGAATGTGAGTTCAAGGTCCAAGGTTCTTGAGGAACTGCAGAGCTTGCTTCCCGCTTCTGTTATAATCCCGGAGAATAGGTTGGAGACTTTAGTTGAGAATTCACTTCACATTCAGCGGGATGCTTGTGTTTTCCATAATACTTTGGATAGTGATTTGTCTTTGTACTCTGACCATCAATGCGGGAAGCACCAAATCCCTTCTCAGACTGTTCAG ATCTTGGAGTCGCATACTGATGAGGTTTGGTTCTTGCAATTCTCGCATAATGGCAAATATTTAGCTTCATCTTCCAAAGATCAGACCGCAATTATATGGGAG ATCAACGCAGATGGGCACATGTCACTGAAGCATAAACTCGTTGGCCACCAGAAGCCCGTGACTGCGGTCTTATGGAGTCCTGATGATCGTCAGGTCCTTACATGTGGAGCAGAAGAGGTTATCAGACGGTGGGATGTTGATTCAGGAGACTGTGCTCACACGTATGAGAAAGGCGGCGGTATCGGTCCCATTTCTTGCGGATGGTATGCTGATGGGAAGGGAATCATCGCAGGGATGACAGACCGAAGCATCTGCATGTGGGATTTAGACGGTAGAGAGATGGAATGCTGGAAAGGTCAGAGGACGCAGAAGGTATCGGATATCGCGATGACGGACGATGGGAAGTGGCTTGTGAGTGTGTGCAAGGACTCCGTGATATCTCTGTTCGATAGGGAAGCGACGTTTGAGAGGTTGATCGAAGAGGAAGACACCATTACCTCGTTCTCGCTTTCCAACGACAACAAGTATGTGCTGGTGAATCTTCAGAACCAGGAGATCCGTCTCTGGAGTATCGAAGGTGATCCCAAGATTGTGACGAGATACAAAGGCCACAAGCGCTCGCGGTTCCTCATCAGATCGTGCTTTGGTGGCTATGAACAAGGTTTCATCGCTAGTGGAAGCGAGGATTCTCAG GTATACATATGGCACAGATCGACAGGGAAGTTAATCATTGAGTTACCAGGACATGCAGGAGCGGTTAACTGTGTGAGCTGGAGCCCAACGAACCTTCACATGATGGCTTCAGCTAGTGATGATGGCACCATAAGGATATGGGGACTTGACCGGATTAACCCACATAACCAGAAGAAGCAAGTGCAAGGAAGTAGCAGTAATGGTGTTGTGCTTCGCCAATGCAACGGGAACTGA